A region from the Sphingomonas sp. S2-65 genome encodes:
- a CDS encoding DMT family transporter codes for MRTNVTHPPAWRITGFALSAAGAMLFAIKGVLIKLIYRYGIDTTSLLAMRMVVAVPVFALVGVQQWRRLERDARPDARTVGLAMLVGVLGYYISSWLDFQGLQTLDAQIERLILFTYPFLVILFGRLLLGHPLRPHALLGAGLSYVGLFVMFAGEPTRLGTAALIGGAFVAIAAVTFALYQLFARELILRCGAPLFTAIAMSAAGGMALLGFFLTHPAAALMPPRGAWTLILALAVFSTIVPAFLMSAGTARIGAQGTAIVSTISPVVTIVVAVMVLGEPFGWPEAVGTLCVLGGVGFFSVIESRPRSYQAGEEGPA; via the coding sequence TTGAGGACGAATGTCACACACCCGCCCGCGTGGCGGATCACTGGCTTTGCGTTGTCGGCGGCCGGCGCGATGCTGTTTGCGATCAAGGGCGTTCTGATCAAGCTGATCTACCGCTATGGCATCGACACAACGAGCCTGCTTGCGATGCGCATGGTGGTGGCCGTGCCGGTGTTCGCATTGGTCGGGGTACAGCAGTGGCGGCGGCTGGAGCGAGATGCCCGCCCGGACGCGCGTACGGTCGGGTTGGCGATGCTTGTCGGCGTCCTTGGCTATTACATTTCGTCCTGGTTGGACTTTCAGGGGCTGCAGACCCTCGATGCGCAAATCGAGCGGCTGATCCTGTTCACTTATCCGTTCCTGGTGATCCTGTTCGGACGATTGCTGTTGGGGCATCCTCTTCGTCCCCATGCCCTGCTTGGTGCTGGGCTCAGCTATGTCGGTCTGTTCGTGATGTTCGCAGGCGAGCCGACCCGGCTTGGAACGGCGGCGCTCATCGGCGGTGCTTTCGTCGCGATTGCGGCGGTCACCTTCGCCCTTTACCAACTGTTCGCGCGCGAACTCATCCTGCGCTGTGGAGCACCCTTGTTCACCGCAATCGCGATGAGCGCGGCTGGAGGGATGGCGCTGCTTGGCTTCTTTCTGACGCACCCCGCAGCAGCGCTGATGCCACCGCGCGGCGCATGGACGCTGATCCTGGCACTGGCGGTCTTCTCGACGATCGTTCCGGCGTTCCTGATGTCAGCAGGTACTGCAAGGATCGGCGCGCAGGGCACGGCCATTGTTTCGACGATCAGCCCGGTAGTGACGATCGTTGTCGCGGTCATGGTGCTGGGCGAGCCGTTCGGCTGGCCGGAGGCGGTCGGCACGCTCTGCGTCCTTGGCGGCGTCGGCTTCTTCAGCGTCATCGAGAGCCGCCCACGTTCGTATCAGGCCGGCGAGGAAGGGCCGGCGTGA